The following is a genomic window from Clostridium fungisolvens.
TAGCTAGATTATCTAGCTAAGTAAATAAATTTGATACACTTATACAGTTCAATGGCATTATTTTATATATTATTGTTATTATATTGATGCTTCTAACACATGGCCTGCTTTAATGAACTACGTAAATCATCTTCTGGTGTACTTATCGGTTTTATATTAAAGGTATCTACTAAATACTGCAATACATTTGGAGATATAAATGCAGGTAAACTAGGTCCTAAGTACATACCTTTAATTCCAAGTGATAATAAAGCTAATAAATCAGCAACTGCTTTTTGCTCATACCAAGAAAGTACAATTGTTAAAGGCAATGCATTTACACTAGTATCAAACGCATCGGCTAAAGCTGTAGCAATCCTAACTGCTGAATATGCATCATTACATTGTCCTACATCTAATAATCTAGGTAATCCTGCTACTGTTCCAAAATCTAATTTGTTAAATCTATATTTACCACAAGCTAATGTAAGTATAACACAATCTTCTGGAACCATTTTTGCAAAATCAGTATAATAATTTCTTCCTGGTCTTGCTCCATCACATCCCCCTATTAAGAAGAAATGTCTTATCTTTCCTTCTTTAACCGCATTAACAATAGTTTCAGCATGTGATAAAGTTGCATGATGTCCAAAGCCTACAAGTATTTCTTTCTCCTCTTCACTTTCTTTAAAACCGCCAAGCTCTAATGCTTTGTTTATTATTTCACTAAAGTCCTTAGTTCCATCTTCTTTCATATCTATATGCTTTATTCCATCCCAACCTACAACACTTGTGCTGAATATCCTATCTTTATATGTTTCTCTTGGTCTCATCAAGCAATTAGTAGTCATTAGAATACATCCAGGAATTCCATCAAACTCCTTCTGTTGATTTTGCCATGCAGAGCCATAATTACCAACCAGATGTTTGTATTTCTTTAATTCCTTATATCCATGTGAAGGAAGCATTTCACCATGAGTATATATATTAATTCCCTTGCCTTCAGTTTGCTCTAAAAGCATCTCTAAGTCTCTTAAGTCATGACCAGAAACTATAATAAATGGACCTTTTACAATATTAACATTTACTTTATGAGGTGATGGATTACTATATCTAGTGGTATTGGCATCATCTAAAGTTTTCATTACCTCTACACTCATATCCCCTACCCTCATGGTCATACGAATAAGCTCTTCAACTGTCAAATCA
Proteins encoded in this region:
- the hcp gene encoding hydroxylamine reductase, with amino-acid sequence MENSMFCYQCEQTFGGKGCTKSGVCGKTPEIANLQDLLIYQLKGISCYAKPLIEQGKIIDKEIVKFVENGLFTTLTNVNFDAEVHVRLLKESQKIKEALRDEAPEGKYPDQATYDLSDTKEEMLRDSVKAGIMYDEDLNEDVRSLRSTILYGLKGVSAYGHQARFIGYNSQQVDNIYFLGLEATTNDDLTVEELIRMTMRVGDMSVEVMKTLDDANTTRYSNPSPHKVNVNIVKGPFIIVSGHDLRDLEMLLEQTEGKGINIYTHGEMLPSHGYKELKKYKHLVGNYGSAWQNQQKEFDGIPGCILMTTNCLMRPRETYKDRIFSTSVVGWDGIKHIDMKEDGTKDFSEIINKALELGGFKESEEEKEILVGFGHHATLSHAETIVNAVKEGKIRHFFLIGGCDGARPGRNYYTDFAKMVPEDCVILTLACGKYRFNKLDFGTVAGLPRLLDVGQCNDAYSAVRIATALADAFDTSVNALPLTIVLSWYEQKAVADLLALLSLGIKGMYLGPSLPAFISPNVLQYLVDTFNIKPISTPEDDLRSSLKQAMC